The DNA window GATGTTTGTGATCATCTGCAGTTTTTTTTCCTCGACCGTACCACGaggcacgtatttcattaagaaaaaGTAAAGTCGTTAAAGTACAAAAGCTAGCGGAGTAATCATGTGCAGTTGGCATGAatgtaaaaaaagaagaagatattTTTGTACTAGTTGTTTGTCTGTTTGATCGAGTAGAACAAGAGGCGTCATCGGGATTGTCAAATTTGATTGGCAAAATTGAACTCTCCAACTTTGTACTCATCTGCCACTGCAAATCTGCGTGAATTTTCCTAGCAAAGCAATTTTAGGTCCATCCAATGATCCAAATTTCCAAACAGTGCGTTTTGTCTGTGCACGACGATACTCTGATCGATCACAACACACAAGTTGACATACCACTATGCTTGGCGTGGAAATTAaatgtggcggcggcggcggcggcgtcagcTCACCTTGGGAGCGGCGCGGCGAGGCTGGATCGGCAGGCGGTCGTCCGCGCCATCGTCGTCGGCGCTACGCAGGCGGCGGAGCCGGTGACGTTGACGTCGTTCACGGTCGTCGTCGTCCCCGTCGCTGGCCGACGCCAAGGACCACTGCCGCTTCTCCTCGTCGCCGCCGCCTGTGGCGCCGCCGGGTGACGtctcgacggcgacggcggcgttgCCGACGAAGCTGGACCAGGAGAGCGCCTTCCTGCGCTGTTGCATCCGCGCGGCGCGGATGTTGGTGAAGTCCAGCGAGTAGtccggcgccgccgcgccgccctcCCACCCGCCGAACGCCGGCACCGAAGCCCGCGGCGGCCGCGCGCGCGCGGAGGTCGCGGTCGCGGCGGTCGTCCTCGCCCTCGCCTCCGTTAGCTTCGCCATTGATTGACGACTACGAGGCCAGAGACAGACCGCAGAACCAGAATGAATAAAGGTCGCTGCTTTTATTCTCGTTGGAGATTCCAAGCGTGTCCGCGAGTAAATTTATATCGTCCGGCGGCCGGCGGTCGGCGGATTAACATTTAACAAGAGGCTTAGTTCTCAAGGTAGgagaaagggagggagggaggttgTGACACTTGCTGCAGGCCACGTCgccggcggcgctgctgggcacagcacagcacagcgtCATACACAGCGTTTGGAGGGCCGGGCCGGGCAAGCTGTCGCGGCGTTGGATGTTGCCTGTGCAGTGCTGATCGTGCCGAGGCTGGATAGCACTCTGTTTTCGTGTCACCAGGATGGAATGGGATTTTCACTGGACATGTTATACTGTATACTCctagccaaacatgtttttgtATATAGGATTTTCACAGGAACGTATATATAACGGAAGTGCTAGCGCCTGTACGCCCGCACGCTACACACTGTTTCACGCTCCACGCAGGGCCCGCGCCGCCCGAGCGACAAGAAGGGAAGGGCGCGGCACCTCCGATTCGGAAGGACCTGGCAGCGGCGTTGTATGGATGCCCTATGGGGGCCGAGAGAGACGATGCAACAGAAGGTGGggaggagagatgcaacacccgatctacttttgaaacatccaaatacaacagttgcaacatacgtctgaggcagttgaaacaattgaaacatgcttttgaaacatttgaaaaaacacctaataaacacttgaaaaccatagCAACCATACgcaaacatccaaataaaatacatgaacatatgtgtgaaacacatgcatcatccagataaacacacttgcaacatgcgttcggaaaacacagatgaaacatacctctgaaacatctgaaacactcgaaacatacaattgcaacagacctctgaaacaattgcaatataggcaacatgtgcaacatcccccgatctacttttgcaatatccatatgaaacaaatattgcatacatctgaaacgcctggaacacttgaaacatacatatgcaacataggagGAGAGAGAGCTTGGCGTGGGGAGCGCCATGGCCATCGGGTGGGGGAAGCACGATCGCCGGGGGTGAGAGAGGGCGCCGCTGTGGGTGGGGAGGATGTCCCGCCCGAGTGGAGGAGCACCGCTGACTCCCCTGCAACACCGCCGTGCCACCGCCAAAggatctcgctcgtgctccatgaATCTTGCCGGTGTGGGGGAGAGGGCCGCCGGATCTACGAGTGTTGGGGGCTCCTGATGGGGGAGGACGCCGGAGTGAGGGAGGACGCCGAGGTGGGGGAAGGAGCTGCCGGGGTGGGTGAGGGCGCCACCGTCGGCTAGGGAGGCAGCCATGGCCACGCGTCGGGGTAGGGGAGGGCACGCGCCAGGGTGGGTGAGGGCGCCACTGCCGGACATGGAGGGAGCGGGCGGCGCACGCGATGGAGGGGGCGAGAGGCGAGCGAGTCGGCGGATGAGTGGAGGATAAGCACAGTGGAACATTTTTTTAATAGCGAGCGAATGAGTGGAGGAGTTGCGTCCGACCGCCCCGGACGTCCAGTTACCGTATATATAATCAGCCTCAATCAGAGTACAATACATGTCCACTGTTGTGGAGCCATGCTTGTCCTGCCAAAGGAACCTAAACATGGAATGGTCTGAGCTCATGAGAGCCGCAACCAGAATAGGCAAGGAACAAATGT is part of the Miscanthus floridulus cultivar M001 chromosome 9, ASM1932011v1, whole genome shotgun sequence genome and encodes:
- the LOC136482630 gene encoding uncharacterized protein, producing the protein MAKLTEARARTTAATATSARARPPRASVPAFGGWEGGAAAPDYSLDFTNIRAARMQQRRKALSWSSFVGNAAVAVETSPGGATGGGDEEKRQWSLASASDGDDDDRERRQRHRLRRLRSADDDGADDRLPIQPRRAAPKGRSKFKGYLFGCVSGQW